The DNA region GGTCCTCTCCGTCGGGGAAGTACAGGAGTTCGTCGCGGAAAGCGGCTGACGCTCCGGTCGAGTGGCGCAGCCGGACGGGCCGCCGCCGGCAGTCCCGGCCTCAGTCGAGCGGGTCGAGTTCGGTCACTGTCACGTTCTCGAAGACGGCTTCGCTGGTCTCGTCGGCGCTGTGGCTGCAGACGGCGAGGCCGACGACCACCGGGTCGGCGAGATCGATCCGTCGCTGGTCGATGGGGTGCCAGTCCTCGCCGTCGGTGGACCACGACAGCGTCACCGTGCCGTCGACGGCGTCGAGGCGGTACCACGGGTAGGCGTCGTAGGGCTCCTCGAGCTGGTCGCTCCCCGCGGCGGCGCCGGCCTCGTGGCGCCACATCGTCTCGGTGCCGTGGTCGCCCGTCGCGCCGACGAACGCGAACGCGGCGTCCTCGGCGAGGGTGTCCCTGACCATCAGCCCGGCCTTGCTGTACTCGTGGACGGCCTCCAGTTCGTCCAGCCGCCCCTCGATCCGGACGGGCCCGTCGAGTTCGACGTAGGCGAAGTGGAACTCGTCGATGTCGTGCCAGATGTCCCGGCCGTCGCCGACGACCCGCCAGGACCCGTCCGCCGCGCCGGGGGTCGCCGAGCCGGCGACGGACACGTCGCCCACGTCGACGTTCCCGGTGAGCGCCACCGGCTCGCCGGTCGGCTCGGCGGGTTCGGGGACCACGACCGGGCACTCGGTGAACTCGAAGCGCGCGCCCGGGGCGTCGCCGGTCTCGCTCTCGCGGATGTCGACCTCCCAGCCCTGCTGGTCGACGGTCTCGGCGACGATCGCCAGCCCCGTCCCGGTGCCGTCCTCGGTGGTCGTGTAGCCGGCTTCGAGGACCTGCTCGCGCTCGGCCTCGGGGATGCCGGGGCCGTCGTCCTCGACGTAGAAGCCGCGGTCGGTCGTCCCCACGCGGACGGTCACGTCCGGACCGGCGTGGTCGAGGGCGTTCTTCAGGAGGTTCTCGACCAGCGGCCGGACGGCCTCGGTCTCGGCGATGACCTCGGTGCCCTCGGGAACGGCCACCTCCAGCGTCGCGTCGTCGGTGCCGTGGACGCTCCAGACCTGTTCGACCAGCGGCGCGAGCTCCGTCGAGGAGACGCCCACGTCGAGCACGTCGAGCACCTCCTCGGAGAGGTCGACCGTCCGGTCGCCCTTCGAGAGGGCGCTGAGGTCCGCGAGGATCTCCTCGATGCGCTCGTTGGCCCGCTCGATCCGGTCGAACGCCTCCTCGTGGCCCTCGCGGGCCCGTTCGAGGGCGCCGACGGAGACCTGCAGCGGCGTCCGCAGGTCGTGGGAGACGTAGCTGGCGAACTCGTCGAACCGGCGCTGCTGTTCCTCCAGGCGTCGCTTGAGCTGCATCCGCTCGGTGACGTCGAGCGCGTAGCCGACCACCCCGACAACGCGGCCGTCCCCGTCGCGCCAGGGGACCTTCGTCACCTCCGACCAGTGGTCGCCGCCCTGCGTCTCGAAGTGCTCGATCTGGCGACGGATCGGCTCGCCGGTCTCGGCGACGCGGAGGTCGTCCTCGTAGGCCTCCCGGTCGGCGTCCGAACCGTGGTCGAACACCTCCGGGTCGGTCTTCCCGACGAACTCCTCGGGGTCCGGCGTGTACGGCACGTCGGCCATCCGGACGTACCGGCCCGCCTCGTCCTTGGCGAACATCGTCATCTGTCCCTCTTCGAGCAGCGTCCGGAGGATGCCGCTGTCGGCGGCGGCCTGGCGCCGCTCCCGGAAGGTCGCCACCGCGTCGTCGACGACCGCGCCGAGCGTCTCGACGGAGGCCGACCGCGGGAGGTACCGGCAGTCGGCCCGCCCCGCGACGGCCGCGGCGACCGCCTCGTCGTCGGCGTAGGCGACGACCGGCAGGTGGTCGCTGACCGCTCTGGCGGCCTCGACGGCGTCGTCGAACCCGGCCTCGTCGACGCCCACGGCGACGATACAGCCGACGTCGTTCCGTGCGGAGAGCCGCTCGGTCAGGTCGTCGCGGTCCGCGACGGCGACGGCCTCGATCGCGTCCGGGAGCGCCCCGCGGACGCGGTCCCGGTCGTCGGTCGATCCGCCGACGACGAGGGCGACAGTCGGGTCCGCCAGGAGGTGACTCATCGGGATTACCGACACCGTATGCGATGCAGGTAAATAAGGCCCGGGGGGGCCGGTGAACGGTCCGGTCGCTGGTGTGTACCGGCCTACGTGTCGACGGCACGACGGATCGCCGAGGGGTCGGTTCCGCCGACGAGCAGCGACGTGTACCAGCCGGCCGCCCGCGCAGCGAAGTTACAGACGTGCAGCGACGCGAGCGTCGCCACCAGCCCGAACGCCGAGACGGCCAGCGCCTCCGGCAGCGTGGTGACGTACCACGTCGTCAGCCGGAACGGGACCGTGAGCCCGACCTCCCAGGTCCGGAGCGCGACCTCGACGGACGGCTGGACGTTCATCTCCCCGGAGACCGGCCGGACGCCGACGTTGACCGACCGGTAGTACAGCGGCACGAGCAACAGCGACAGCGACACCGTCCCCAGCAAGACCAGCAGCGTGAACGCCGCGGTCCCGACGAGGACCTTGCTCAGGAGGAAGACGACCCCCCGCCACGTCGAGAGGCTCGTGAGCGCGTGTTTCAGGTGGGCGACCGGGTCGGTGAGCGGGGGCACCTCGGCCTCGCCGGCGGGGGCGTCGACGGCGAGCAGCCGGTCGGCCGCGTACCGTTCGAGCGCGGTCAGTTCCCGGACCAGCAGTATCGTCCCGGCGAGCACGGGGAGGCCGACGAGTATCACCGCCAGCCCGACGCCGAGCCCGAAGCCCAGCGGGAGCAGTATCGAGTACGCCATTCCCAGCGGGAACAGCGCCGAGAGGTACAGCAGGTTCGCGTACGTCCGGAGCCGGAAGGGCACGCCGACGAACCGCCGGAGGAGGGCGCCCGGCCGGCCGGGTATCCGGAGCGCGGGGACCAGTCGGCTCATTGTCGACTGCTCGCCCGCCGGCGTAGTAAAACTGTTCGTACAGGCGCGAGGACGGCCGCTACCGGCGGCTCCGGCCCCGGGTCGACGAACGACGAGCGGCGAGTCCCGGTCACGCGCCGGTCAGCGCGTAGAGGATCGACCCGAGGCCGAGGATCTCCAGGAGCGCCCAGGCGAGGACGCCCGCGGCGTCGCTGGCGAGCAACACGGAGACCAGCAGCGTCGTGACGACGAACGGGGCCGCGGTCACGAGGAAGATACCGACGCCGAGAAACAGCATCGGGCGGCTGTCGTTGCGGCGGTACCCGCGGTAGGCCTGGTAGGCGACGAACAGCCCGACTGCGGCGGTCAGCGCCCCGGTGAGCGTCGCCGGCGTAACCGCCGGGCCGCCCTGGAGCGGTGCAGTCCCGGCGGGGAAGGGCACCGCGGGTGACGCGGCGCCCGCGAGCGGGTCGCTCACGGCGCCACCTCCCGGCGGGGACCGGCGTCCGGGTCGCGTTCGTGGGGGTGTGGGGTGCGTGCGGTCATGGTCGTCCGTAGACGGCGTAGAGGATACAGCCGAGGCCGAGCAGTTCGCTGACGGTCGTCGACAGCAGGCGGACGGACTCCGGCGCGTCGGTGAGCGTCGGGAGGGCGATGCGGAGGGCGATGGGGCCGCCGGTCAGGAGGACGATCCCGACCGCCAGGAACAGCATCGCCCGGTCGCGGGTGCCCCGGTAGCCCTTCAGCGCCTCGTAGGCGATGAGCAGCGACAGGCCGGCCGCGACGGCCAGCCCCAGCAGGGCCAGCGCCGCGAGCAGGGCGGACCCGCCGGTCGCGGAGACCTGCAGGGCGGGCCCCGGGGCGGGAGCGTGGCCGATCGCGGGAGCGGATGTCGCGGGTATCATGGTTCTGTGAGTCCCTCGAACAGCCGCGTGAACCGGTCGGCGGCGTCCACCTCGCGGCGAGACACGTCGATGGTGCACTCGCCGTCCTCGATCTCGACGGTGACGCGCTCGACGCGCGTCTGATACGTCTTGTAGTGGTGGCCGTCCGGGTCCAGCTGCTGCTGTTCGACGATGAGGTCGTACTCGCGGAGCTGTTCGATGCGCCGGTAGATCGTCGGCTCGGAGGCGTCGCAGCGCTCGGCCAGCGCCGAGGCCGACAGCGCCTCGCGGCTCGACTCGACCAGGATCGCGCGGGCGTACTCGTCGTCGAGCAACGAGATCACGTCCGCCTCCTCGGGATCCTGCCCGGCTGCCATCACCCGACCGTTTTCCCGGCGGTCACATAAAAGGGGCCACACGCTTTCCGACCCGGAAACTGTGACCCGGGCCGGGCTACGCGAGGGTCGCGATCCAGCCGACGGCCAACAGGAGGGCGGCGCCGGTGGAGATCACGGGCAGGAGGTACAGGTAGGCCGGTGCCGGTTCGACGCCGTTCCGGAGGTGATCCGGGTTCCGATACATCCGGACGGCCCCGAGGAGCGCGAACCCGCCGAGGGCGGCCATACCGGCCTCGTAGGTCGTCGCGCTGGCGGAGAGGGCCGCGGCCGCGAACTCACCGACGTACACGGCGCCCAAGAGGCCGAAAACGTACGCGATCACGTCGACGCGCCGGACCCGCTCGCTCGGAGGGCTCGAGAGGGCGGTCGCCATACCGGATCGTCTCCGCTCAGCCACAGGAACGTTTCGGTGCGGCCAGGACACGGTCCGCCCGGCATCGCCCGCCGGCCCGGTGTTACCCGAACCCCTCGGCTTCGATATACTGGCCGGGAACGCCGACGGACTCTGCGGCGTCGACGAGGCTGTTGACCATCACGTTGATCCCGCAGGCGTACACCTCGGCGTTCCCGGGGTCGATGCGCGCGTCGACGCCGGAGGCGGGCGCCTCGTCGAGCCACCCCTCCAGCTCCCGGCCGAGCGGTGCGGTCACGGCGCTCTCGTCGACGTGTTTGACGAACGCGTGCTGGACGTAGTCGGTCTCGCCCGTCCACTCGCTGAGGTAGGACTCGCGGCTCAGACAGGGGACGAAGTGAAAGCCCTCGTGGTCGCGGTCGTACGCGCGGAACGCCTCGCGGTAGGGCAGGTCGTCCTCCCAGGCTGCGCCGAGGAACAGCCACACGTCGCGGCGGTCGCCGTCGACCACGTCGGCGCCGGTGTCGAAGACGTAGTCGATCATCCCCTTCAGCGGCGCGACGCCGGTCCCGGTCGCCATGAAGACCAGGTCCCGCGCCGAGGGGCCGTCGAGGACGAGTTCCCCCCGCGGGCCGCGCATCGTCACCTCGTCGCCCACGTCGAGGTCGCGGCAGAGCCGCGGCGACAGGTCCCCGCCGGGGACGCGACGGACGCAGATCTCGACGGTGTCGCGGGTGGGCGAACTCGCCAGCGAGTAGGCCCGCGACTCCCCGCAGTAGCGCAGCCCGACGTACTGGCCGGCGAGGTACTCGAAGGTGTCGTCGGGTTCCAAGGCGATGCGGACGAGCATCGGGTGGGGCCGCTCGTAGCGCTCCCGCAGCGTCGCACACCGGCGCGCGAACCGCGCGTAGCCGTCCGCGCGCAGTTCCGCGACGAGCTGTCCCCAGTCGTCGTAGTCGGTGACGCTCTCGTAGCGGTCGGCCAGCCCCTCCCGCTCGAACCAGTGGTCGACGGTTCGGCGGACCTCCTCGGTCCGGTCGCGGTCCATCGCCTCCCGCTCGACGACCGTCGCCGACTCGGTCACCAGCGGCAAGTCGGCGATCCGGTCGTGTCTCGACGCGTGCTCCCTGACGGGCATTACTCAGTCCTCCGGGCCCGCGGTAGTAAGTACTGGCGGGCCGTTCGACGTGTCGGTCTCCCCAGTCCTGTCAGCGCCTTTCGACCAGCCGCCCGCTCAGCGCCCTTCGACCAGCCGCCGGAGGTGCTCCGGCGGGACGGCGCCGCGGGCGGCGTACTCGCCGTAAGTGAAGGTGGGGACGCCCGTCACGCCCTCGCGCCGGGCGGCGTCGAACCGCTCGGTGACCCGTTCGTGCCACGCCTCGTCGTCGACGGTCTCCCGGATCTCCGCGGGGTCGAGGTCCACGTCGCTCGCCAGGTCCGCGAGCACGTCCGCGTCGCCGATGTCCCGCTCGTCCTGCCAGAGCGCGTCGAGGATCGCCTCGTCGAAGGCGAGCCACTGCTCGTAGGGGTAGGTCTCCTTGACGTAGAACGAGGCGACCTGCGCGGGCAGCGAGTCGACCTCCCGGGAGAGGTCGAGACTCATCTCGACGCCGTACTCCTCCTGCAGGCGCTCGACGTTCTGCTTCGCCTGCTCGAAGTAGTCCTCGTCCTTGCCGTCGTCGACGGAGTGGTCGATCGACCCGTCGGGTCGGCGCTTGTCCGCCCGCAGGTCGAAGGGGTACCAGTCGATCCGCAGGCGCTCGTCGCGTTCGGCCTGGTACTGCGCCAGCGACTCGCGGCCGAGGTAACAGAACGGACAGACGTAGTCGGAGTAGATCCCGATGGGCTGGTCGGCGTCGGCGCCCCCGTCGGTGCCGGCACCGGTTTCGGTGTCGCTCATACCTCCCGATTGCGGTCGCACGGGGAAAAGCGCCCGGTAACACGGGTGTCACCGGCCGTCGACCCTGACCGCCGTCACCGGCCGGCGACACCGATCCCCGGCACCGGCCGACGTTGCGGCCACGGACAGATTTAACAGGGAGATCCAGTCTTGTGGGTGATATGTCGACGACGACGATCAGGGGCACGGTGGGCGGCCTCGGGCGGCGAGCGAACCCCGCGTTCGCGGTCGCGGTGGTCGTCCTGCCGCTGGCCGCCCTCGGCTACGCGCTGACGGTCGCGTCGGTCCAGGGACACACCTACGTCCACGTCATGGCGGGCGTGCTGTGGACGGGCACGGACATCTTCATCGGGGCCGTCCTCGGCCCGGTCGTCGGCGGGCTCGACGACGAGCAGAGCGCCGCCGTCTTCCGGCGGCTGACGCCCAAGACCGCCTTCTTCCTCCCGTCGATGGCCACCGTCACCATCGCCTCCGGGCTGGCGCTGGCCCAGCGGATCGGGGTGTTCACCCACGCCGAGCCGTGGCTGGCGCTCTTTACCGCCGCGAACCTGATCCCGGTGTTGCTGCTGATCGGCAAGCGGCTGGACTGCTACCGCGACCGCCGCTGGCAGGCCCTCTTCGCCGTCGCGGCCGTCGGATCGCTGGCGTGGGTCGCGACCACCATCGGCGAGTTCCGGATGACCGAGCCGACGGTCGTGGTCGCGCTGGTCATCGTCACGATCCTCACCGTCCAGGGCTTCGGCTTCCTGATGCCCGGCGAGGTCCGGATGTACCTGGAGATGGTCTCCGCCGACCCCGACCCGTCGGTCATCGCGTCCATCGGCAAGCAGAACGCCATGCTCGGCGCCGTCCAGGGCGCCTTCCAGCTCCTGCTCATCCTCGACATGGTGTACATGACACGGGGGACCATCCCCTGGGTCCCGTTCCCCGGCTGACCGGGGGCGGGGTCAGTAGTGACCCATCAGGCCCTGCCGGCGGGCGCGCGCCCCGAACCACTGGAAGGCGGCGTAGCCGAGGGCGAAGTAGCCGACCGCGGTCCCGACCAGCAGCGCGAGGTCCGCCGGCGGGATCTGCCAGAGGCGGATCCCCTCGGCCATCGACCGGGTGAGCAGGTAGCTCCCCTGGGAGATGGGGAGCAGCCGGGCCCAGAACACGCCGACGGTCGGCGCGGCGATGAGTCCGATGAGGGCGAACTGCATGATGTTGAAGATGTTCTCGACGCGCTTGTACACGAGCGCGAGGCCGCCGAAGAAGAAGCCGAGGCCAACGGCCGGCGCGACGGCGAACACCGTCAGGACGAGGACGGTGGCCACCGGCAGGTGCAGCGACTCGCCGGTGACCGCGAGCATGAAGGCGAGCGTCGCGCCGCCCCAGACGAGCGTCTCGAGGAGGGCGACGGCGACGCCCGCGACCATCACCCTGCCGTAGCCGAACGCCGACATGTACAGCTGTTCCAGCGTCCCCCACTCGGACTCCTTGGTGACGCTCCGGGCCACGCCGGAGAACGCCCCCAGCGCCATGCTCCAGAGGAAGTAGCCGACGATGATGCCGCCGAGGCTGTCGGTCAGCGCCTGCCCCGCCACCGCGCGGCCGCCGAAGAAGACCATCCCGAAGAAGATGAAGTTCATCGCCAGCCCGCTCAGCGTGTTCAGCGGGTAGCGGTACATCAGCAGCAGCCGCTTTTTCGCCTGCGCCCACAGGAGCGTCAGCAGGGTCGCGGTGCCGCGCTCGCCGTCGCGTCCGGTCGCTTCGGACCCGTGAGCCGGCCCGTCGGGCGCGGCGGTGTCGGTGCTCACGGGCGGTCACCTCCGTCGACGCGGGCCGCTCGCTCAGGCCCGCCGGGGTCGCTCGCGGGACCGGCCCCTTCGCCGCTGGTCAGTTCGAGGAACACCTCCTCCAGGTCGGGGTCGACCGACTCGACCTCGTAGACAGTCAGGTCC from Halosimplex halophilum includes:
- a CDS encoding ABC transporter permease — translated: MSTDTAAPDGPAHGSEATGRDGERGTATLLTLLWAQAKKRLLLMYRYPLNTLSGLAMNFIFFGMVFFGGRAVAGQALTDSLGGIIVGYFLWSMALGAFSGVARSVTKESEWGTLEQLYMSAFGYGRVMVAGVAVALLETLVWGGATLAFMLAVTGESLHLPVATVLVLTVFAVAPAVGLGFFFGGLALVYKRVENIFNIMQFALIGLIAAPTVGVFWARLLPISQGSYLLTRSMAEGIRLWQIPPADLALLVGTAVGYFALGYAAFQWFGARARRQGLMGHY
- a CDS encoding sensor domain-containing protein gives rise to the protein MSRLVPALRIPGRPGALLRRFVGVPFRLRTYANLLYLSALFPLGMAYSILLPLGFGLGVGLAVILVGLPVLAGTILLVRELTALERYAADRLLAVDAPAGEAEVPPLTDPVAHLKHALTSLSTWRGVVFLLSKVLVGTAAFTLLVLLGTVSLSLLLVPLYYRSVNVGVRPVSGEMNVQPSVEVALRTWEVGLTVPFRLTTWYVTTLPEALAVSAFGLVATLASLHVCNFAARAAGWYTSLLVGGTDPSAIRRAVDT
- a CDS encoding DsbA family oxidoreductase; amino-acid sequence: MSDTETGAGTDGGADADQPIGIYSDYVCPFCYLGRESLAQYQAERDERLRIDWYPFDLRADKRRPDGSIDHSVDDGKDEDYFEQAKQNVERLQEEYGVEMSLDLSREVDSLPAQVASFYVKETYPYEQWLAFDEAILDALWQDERDIGDADVLADLASDVDLDPAEIRETVDDEAWHERVTERFDAARREGVTGVPTFTYGEYAARGAVPPEHLRRLVEGR
- a CDS encoding DUF7521 family protein, translating into MSDPLAGAASPAVPFPAGTAPLQGGPAVTPATLTGALTAAVGLFVAYQAYRGYRRNDSRPMLFLGVGIFLVTAAPFVVTTLLVSVLLASDAAGVLAWALLEILGLGSILYALTGA
- a CDS encoding ferredoxin--NADP reductase encodes the protein MPVREHASRHDRIADLPLVTESATVVEREAMDRDRTEEVRRTVDHWFEREGLADRYESVTDYDDWGQLVAELRADGYARFARRCATLRERYERPHPMLVRIALEPDDTFEYLAGQYVGLRYCGESRAYSLASSPTRDTVEICVRRVPGGDLSPRLCRDLDVGDEVTMRGPRGELVLDGPSARDLVFMATGTGVAPLKGMIDYVFDTGADVVDGDRRDVWLFLGAAWEDDLPYREAFRAYDRDHEGFHFVPCLSRESYLSEWTGETDYVQHAFVKHVDESAVTAPLGRELEGWLDEAPASGVDARIDPGNAEVYACGINVMVNSLVDAAESVGVPGQYIEAEGFG
- a CDS encoding ATP-binding protein produces the protein MSHLLADPTVALVVGGSTDDRDRVRGALPDAIEAVAVADRDDLTERLSARNDVGCIVAVGVDEAGFDDAVEAARAVSDHLPVVAYADDEAVAAAVAGRADCRYLPRSASVETLGAVVDDAVATFRERRQAAADSGILRTLLEEGQMTMFAKDEAGRYVRMADVPYTPDPEEFVGKTDPEVFDHGSDADREAYEDDLRVAETGEPIRRQIEHFETQGGDHWSEVTKVPWRDGDGRVVGVVGYALDVTERMQLKRRLEEQQRRFDEFASYVSHDLRTPLQVSVGALERAREGHEEAFDRIERANERIEEILADLSALSKGDRTVDLSEEVLDVLDVGVSSTELAPLVEQVWSVHGTDDATLEVAVPEGTEVIAETEAVRPLVENLLKNALDHAGPDVTVRVGTTDRGFYVEDDGPGIPEAEREQVLEAGYTTTEDGTGTGLAIVAETVDQQGWEVDIRESETGDAPGARFEFTECPVVVPEPAEPTGEPVALTGNVDVGDVSVAGSATPGAADGSWRVVGDGRDIWHDIDEFHFAYVELDGPVRIEGRLDELEAVHEYSKAGLMVRDTLAEDAAFAFVGATGDHGTETMWRHEAGAAAGSDQLEEPYDAYPWYRLDAVDGTVTLSWSTDGEDWHPIDQRRIDLADPVVVGLAVCSHSADETSEAVFENVTVTELDPLD
- a CDS encoding winged helix-turn-helix domain-containing protein, which gives rise to MAAGQDPEEADVISLLDDEYARAILVESSREALSASALAERCDASEPTIYRRIEQLREYDLIVEQQQLDPDGHHYKTYQTRVERVTVEIEDGECTIDVSRREVDAADRFTRLFEGLTEP
- a CDS encoding DUF7521 family protein, producing MIPATSAPAIGHAPAPGPALQVSATGGSALLAALALLGLAVAAGLSLLIAYEALKGYRGTRDRAMLFLAVGIVLLTGGPIALRIALPTLTDAPESVRLLSTTVSELLGLGCILYAVYGRP